A DNA window from Sphingopyxis macrogoltabida contains the following coding sequences:
- the pdxA gene encoding 4-hydroxythreonine-4-phosphate dehydrogenase PdxA: protein MSKQSAPRPIAVTMGDPAGVGPEVAARAWAARREHNLPPFVAIGDIAAIEAVWDGPVSRIGDMDEAVRAFDAALPVWHLEDSGPLEPGKPTPAGATCALHALETGIGLTRTQASAALVTGPVSKHALHGIGYTHPGQTEFIAERCGVTATNAVMMLAGPTLRVVPLTVHIPLSEVPERLTSDLIVAKARMVARGLQRDFGIAQPRLAVAGLNPHAGESGQLGGEEVRIIAPAVEQLAAEGILIDGPLAADALFAPGIRDQYDALLCCYHDQALAPFKALHFHDGVNLTLGLPIIRTSPDHGTAFNIAGKGKADPGPTIAAIAMAARMATARERSCAPAK, encoded by the coding sequence CCCGAAGTTGCGGCGCGTGCATGGGCCGCGCGCCGCGAACACAATCTCCCGCCCTTTGTCGCGATCGGCGATATTGCGGCGATCGAGGCCGTCTGGGATGGCCCGGTCTCGCGTATCGGCGATATGGACGAGGCGGTGCGCGCGTTCGACGCCGCGCTTCCCGTCTGGCATCTCGAAGACAGCGGGCCGCTGGAACCGGGCAAGCCGACGCCCGCGGGCGCGACCTGCGCCCTCCACGCGCTCGAAACCGGGATCGGGCTTACCCGCACCCAAGCCAGTGCCGCGTTGGTGACGGGACCGGTGTCGAAACACGCGCTCCACGGGATCGGCTATACACACCCCGGCCAGACCGAATTTATTGCCGAACGCTGCGGCGTGACGGCGACCAATGCAGTGATGATGCTGGCCGGGCCGACCCTGCGCGTCGTCCCGCTGACCGTCCATATCCCGCTGTCCGAGGTCCCCGAACGTCTGACAAGCGACCTGATCGTCGCCAAGGCGCGGATGGTGGCGCGCGGGCTGCAGCGCGATTTCGGTATTGCGCAGCCGCGCCTCGCGGTCGCGGGCCTCAATCCGCATGCCGGAGAAAGCGGCCAGCTTGGCGGCGAGGAAGTCCGCATCATCGCGCCCGCCGTCGAGCAGCTTGCTGCCGAAGGAATCCTGATCGACGGCCCGCTTGCCGCCGATGCGCTGTTCGCGCCGGGTATCCGCGACCAATATGATGCGCTGCTCTGCTGCTATCACGATCAGGCGCTGGCGCCGTTCAAGGCGCTGCATTTTCACGACGGCGTCAACCTGACGCTGGGGCTGCCGATCATCCGCACCTCGCCCGACCATGGCACCGCGTTCAACATCGCGGGCAAGGGCAAGGCCGATCCGGGGCCGACGATCGCCGCCATTGCGATGGCGGCGCGCATGGCGACAGCACGCGAGCGCAGCTGCGCGCCCGCCAAGTGA
- the rsmA gene encoding 16S rRNA (adenine(1518)-N(6)/adenine(1519)-N(6))-dimethyltransferase RsmA has translation MTRQPTHPLPPLRETVRAHGLSASKALGQNFLFDEQLLDRVAALPGDLDGQTVFEVGPGPGGLTRALLRAGARVIAVERDDRCLPLLGELSEAFDGQLQVVADDAMAIDADRQAGGPYHIVANLPYNVGTALFTRWLEPASWPPLWLSLTLMFQLEVAERIVAPVGTNAYGRLSVLAQWRSTARIAMKVHRSAFTPPPKVMSAIVHVVPAEQPAGVNPKILSQLTEKGFGQRRKMLRQSLKGMAGAVEALDELDIDPTRRAETVSVAEWVALARTLS, from the coding sequence GTGACGCGCCAGCCGACGCACCCGCTGCCGCCGCTCCGCGAAACGGTCCGCGCGCACGGCCTGTCGGCGAGCAAGGCGCTGGGACAGAATTTCCTCTTCGACGAGCAATTGCTCGACCGCGTCGCCGCACTGCCCGGCGATCTCGACGGGCAGACGGTGTTCGAAGTGGGACCCGGCCCCGGCGGCCTGACGCGGGCGCTGCTCCGTGCCGGAGCGCGCGTAATCGCGGTGGAACGCGACGACCGCTGCCTGCCCCTGCTCGGCGAGCTTTCCGAAGCCTTCGACGGGCAATTGCAGGTCGTCGCCGACGATGCGATGGCGATCGACGCCGACCGCCAAGCCGGCGGGCCGTATCATATCGTCGCAAACCTGCCCTATAATGTCGGCACCGCGCTGTTCACACGCTGGCTCGAGCCGGCAAGCTGGCCACCTTTATGGCTGTCGCTGACCCTGATGTTCCAGCTCGAGGTTGCCGAACGCATCGTCGCGCCGGTCGGAACCAACGCCTACGGACGCCTCAGCGTCCTCGCGCAGTGGCGCTCGACCGCCAGAATCGCGATGAAGGTCCATCGCTCGGCCTTCACTCCGCCGCCCAAGGTCATGTCGGCGATCGTGCATGTCGTGCCTGCCGAGCAGCCCGCAGGCGTCAATCCGAAAATCCTGTCGCAGCTCACCGAAAAGGGCTTCGGCCAGCGCCGCAAGATGCTGCGTCAGAGCCTGAAGGGCATGGCGGGGGCGGTCGAGGCGCTCGACGAACTGGACATCGATCCGACGCGCCGCGCCGAGACGGTCAGCGTGGCCGAATGGGTGGCGCTGGCGCGGACGCTCAGTTGA
- a CDS encoding tetratricopeptide repeat protein produces MRVGFLALGAGLILASLPTASDAQRADNDILPRSVALQQEGVKAQGAGDLDGAIDYFESALAADPRNRSAIIALAQVARAQGLPGKAIGLYREAQLLEPNDIVALTGEGEALADKGALELAREKLAAAQRICKANCPQVAALEKTIQSSASKRVVAAETLAPKPVVTTATTGQN; encoded by the coding sequence ATGCGTGTCGGTTTCCTGGCTCTTGGCGCCGGCCTGATCCTTGCCAGCCTGCCCACCGCCTCCGACGCGCAGCGCGCCGACAACGACATCCTCCCGCGCTCGGTGGCACTCCAGCAGGAAGGCGTGAAGGCGCAGGGCGCCGGCGACCTCGACGGCGCGATCGACTATTTTGAATCGGCGCTCGCCGCCGACCCGCGCAACCGTTCGGCAATCATCGCGCTGGCGCAGGTCGCACGCGCGCAGGGCCTGCCGGGCAAGGCGATCGGACTGTACCGCGAGGCGCAGCTTCTCGAACCCAATGACATCGTCGCATTGACGGGAGAGGGCGAAGCGCTGGCCGACAAGGGTGCCCTCGAACTGGCGCGCGAAAAGCTGGCGGCGGCACAGCGCATCTGCAAGGCGAACTGCCCGCAGGTCGCAGCGCTCGAAAAAACAATTCAGTCGAGCGCATCGAAGCGCGTTGTCGCGGCCGAAACGCTGGCGCCGAAGCCCGTCGTGACGACGGCGACGACCGGCCAGAATTAA